Proteins co-encoded in one Flavivirga eckloniae genomic window:
- the deoD gene encoding purine-nucleoside phosphorylase, with amino-acid sequence MSVHIEAKKGDIAETILLPGDPLRAKWIAETFLEDPKCFNKIRNMYGYTGTYKGKRVSVMGTGMGVPSISIYANELITDYGVKNLIRVGSAGSYQKHIKIRDIVLAMAASSNSGINKLRFGGADYAPTASFNLFQKALEIAKSKDIPLKAGNILTSDEFYEDDFNSYKKWSEFGVLCVEMETAGLYTLAAKHDVNALTILTISDSLVTGERTTSKERETTFKDMMEIALELA; translated from the coding sequence ATGAGTGTACATATAGAAGCAAAAAAAGGAGACATCGCCGAAACCATCTTACTTCCCGGCGATCCTTTAAGAGCTAAATGGATTGCAGAAACCTTTTTAGAAGATCCTAAATGCTTTAATAAAATAAGAAACATGTACGGCTATACGGGAACTTATAAAGGCAAACGCGTTTCTGTAATGGGAACCGGCATGGGTGTTCCTTCTATCTCTATTTATGCCAATGAATTAATTACCGATTATGGCGTTAAAAATTTAATACGTGTTGGAAGCGCCGGATCTTACCAAAAACACATAAAAATCAGGGATATCGTATTGGCCATGGCGGCATCTTCAAACTCCGGGATAAATAAGTTAAGATTTGGCGGAGCAGATTATGCACCTACTGCAAGTTTTAACCTGTTTCAGAAAGCATTAGAAATAGCTAAAAGCAAGGATATTCCATTAAAAGCTGGCAACATACTTACCTCCGATGAGTTTTACGAAGACGATTTTAATTCATATAAGAAATGGTCGGAATTTGGTGTCTTGTGCGTAGAAATGGAAACTGCAGGTTTATATACCTTAGCTGCCAAACACGATGTAAATGCCTTAACTATTTTAACTATTTCAGATTCTTTAGTTACCGGAGAACGTACTACCAGTAAAGAACGAGAAACAACTTTTAAGGATATGATGGAAATTGCATTAGAGTTAGCATAA